From a single Micromonospora carbonacea genomic region:
- a CDS encoding DUF72 domain-containing protein, whose protein sequence is MGEIRVGTSSWADQLLLRSGWYPRAVNTPAGRLGFYAERFGLVEVDTSYYAVPAPETTAGWVAATPPGFTFDVKAFSLFTGHPTPVSVLPRDLRPAGGPSRVRRRDLPAGAYDELWSRFRAALEPIAAADRLGAVLLQFPPWLARSAAAERRIVETAARLRPWRVSVELRHGSWFADEATALRTLTHLREHDLSFVCVDMPQGFASSVPPILVATADPAVVRFHGHSAAWESGDKQDKFRYAYDERELRAWAELLTELAGGVDELHVLFNNCCGGQAQRDAARLAELVGEAAVAPAGVSRGG, encoded by the coding sequence ATGGGTGAGATCAGGGTGGGCACGTCCTCGTGGGCCGACCAGCTGCTGCTGCGCTCGGGGTGGTATCCGCGCGCCGTCAACACCCCCGCCGGCCGCCTCGGCTTCTACGCCGAGCGGTTCGGGCTGGTCGAGGTGGACACCTCGTACTACGCGGTGCCCGCGCCGGAGACCACCGCCGGGTGGGTGGCCGCCACCCCGCCGGGCTTCACCTTCGACGTCAAGGCGTTCAGCCTCTTCACCGGCCACCCGACCCCGGTCTCGGTGCTGCCCCGGGACCTGCGCCCGGCCGGCGGCCCGTCGCGCGTGCGCCGCCGGGACCTGCCCGCCGGGGCGTACGACGAGCTGTGGAGCCGGTTCCGCGCGGCGCTGGAGCCGATCGCGGCGGCCGACCGGCTCGGCGCGGTGCTGTTGCAGTTTCCGCCGTGGCTGGCGCGCAGCGCCGCCGCCGAGCGGCGCATCGTTGAGACGGCCGCGCGGCTGCGCCCCTGGCGGGTGAGCGTCGAGCTGCGGCACGGCTCCTGGTTCGCCGACGAGGCCACCGCACTGCGCACGTTGACCCACCTGCGCGAGCACGACCTCTCCTTCGTCTGCGTGGACATGCCGCAGGGGTTCGCCTCGTCGGTGCCGCCGATCCTGGTCGCCACCGCGGACCCGGCGGTGGTCCGGTTCCACGGCCACAGCGCGGCCTGGGAGAGCGGCGACAAGCAGGACAAGTTCCGGTACGCCTACGACGAGCGGGAGCTGCGCGCCTGGGCGGAGCTGCTGACCGAGCTGGCCGGCGGCGTCGACGAGCTGCACGTGCTGTTCAACAACTGCTGCGGCGGCCAGGCCCAGCGCGACGCCGCCCGGCTGGCCGAGCTCGTCGGCGAGGCGGCCGTCGCGCCCGCCGGGGTCAGCCGCGGCGGCTGA
- a CDS encoding DinB family protein, producing MTSPEQLRTGERADLLQALRQHRAFLRRTVDGLTDEQAARRSTVSELCLGGLIKHVALTEQSWLRFAVDGADAMRAGQEDWADGFRMGDETLAALLDRYARVAATTDELVATLDLDAAHALPAAPWFEPGATWSVRRVLLHVIAETSQHAGHADILREAIDGAKMMG from the coding sequence ATGACCAGTCCCGAGCAGCTCCGCACCGGCGAGCGGGCCGACCTGTTGCAGGCCCTGCGCCAGCACCGCGCGTTCCTGCGCAGGACCGTGGACGGCCTCACCGACGAGCAGGCCGCGCGGCGCAGCACGGTCAGCGAGCTCTGCCTCGGCGGGCTGATCAAGCACGTCGCCCTCACCGAGCAGTCGTGGCTGCGGTTCGCCGTCGACGGCGCCGACGCGATGCGGGCCGGCCAGGAGGACTGGGCCGACGGGTTCCGGATGGGCGACGAGACCCTGGCCGCCCTGCTCGACCGCTACGCCCGGGTGGCCGCGACGACCGACGAGCTGGTCGCGACGCTCGACCTGGACGCCGCCCACGCGCTGCCCGCCGCCCCCTGGTTCGAGCCCGGGGCGACCTGGTCGGTGCGCCGGGTGCTGCTGCACGTGATCGCCGAGACGTCCCAGCACGCCGGGCACGCCGACATCCTCCGCGAGGCCATCGACGGCGCGAAGATGATGGGCTGA
- a CDS encoding helix-turn-helix domain-containing protein, translated as MRTESTLTQERLAERAGVSVETIRKLEQNERTSARMSTLNRLATALGVPTTALMGSAAQAQAMREPNAEPLGLVDVRRALTPVSGLDGRSVVGDPETGPPTAADVRRSILTANTIYHANDYAAALGLIPGLLDEARALVGFSDGDERSTAHALASRAHQLAGRLLIQLRRLDLAHVALASALDHARRSGDQMVGAAAVAPMCWLLLRQARFAEAEALAVRTADQVEPRLSTASPAELAAWGFLLMKGASAAVRDARHADARDMLDLAAAGAHRLGDRPSPDADITGVAQWRVRRGLTHHP; from the coding sequence CTGCGGACGGAGTCCACGCTGACGCAGGAGCGGTTGGCCGAACGCGCCGGGGTGAGCGTCGAGACGATTCGCAAGCTGGAGCAGAACGAACGAACCAGCGCCCGCATGTCGACCCTGAACCGGCTGGCTACCGCGCTGGGTGTGCCCACGACGGCATTGATGGGGTCCGCCGCCCAGGCACAGGCGATGCGTGAACCTAACGCCGAACCACTCGGCCTCGTCGACGTCCGCCGCGCGCTGACGCCGGTATCCGGTCTCGACGGACGCTCGGTGGTCGGCGATCCGGAGACCGGCCCACCCACCGCCGCCGACGTTCGCCGCTCCATCCTGACCGCGAACACGATCTACCACGCCAACGACTACGCAGCGGCGCTCGGGCTGATTCCCGGCCTGCTGGACGAGGCTCGGGCACTTGTCGGATTCAGCGACGGCGACGAACGGTCGACCGCCCACGCGCTCGCGTCCCGGGCGCACCAGTTGGCCGGTCGGCTGCTCATTCAGCTTCGCCGCCTGGACCTCGCACATGTCGCCCTCGCCTCGGCCCTCGACCACGCGCGTCGCAGTGGCGACCAGATGGTGGGTGCCGCAGCGGTCGCGCCGATGTGCTGGCTGCTGCTGCGGCAGGCCCGGTTCGCGGAGGCGGAGGCCCTCGCGGTCCGCACAGCCGATCAGGTCGAGCCGAGGCTGTCCACTGCGTCACCTGCCGAACTCGCCGCCTGGGGGTTCCTGCTGATGAAGGGCGCGTCGGCCGCGGTGCGGGACGCCAGGCACGCTGACGCCCGCGACATGCTCGACCTGGCGGCAGCCGGAGCGCACCGGCTCGGCGACCGGCCGAGCCCGGACGCCGACATCACCGGGGTGGCGCAGTGGCGGGTTCGGCGCGGGTTGACGCATCATCCTTGA